The proteins below come from a single Aegilops tauschii subsp. strangulata cultivar AL8/78 chromosome 6, Aet v6.0, whole genome shotgun sequence genomic window:
- the LOC109746349 gene encoding uncharacterized protein encodes MAFPHRPMRNAGTRPCRGLVVMEEEDPPARASDDAVYYVCNPSTGLMTALPEGRPLPLQPVGYAARDPRWYNNLGIGYDEVSGRFKVVRVCRYNEYLNADCNVYVVDDAFCWRPAAGDAELPEEAGYISSYQASVSAQGHLYWMSEAEGMFKEKHVISFSLSDEKFEVIYAPRYRDYSLTELEGRACLFSSISDVDQKCYDIWLLCDNEAWDLLEIHHAIEHDEERKRARDTRF; translated from the coding sequence ATGGCCTTCCCGCACCGCCCCATGCGCAACGCCGGCACCCGTCCCTGCCGGGGCCTCGTGGTCATGGAGGAAGAGGATCCGCCTGCTAGGGCGAGCGACGACGCCGTCTACTATGTCTGCAACCCATCCACCGGCCTGATGACAGCGCTCCCGGAGGGCCGGCCGTTGCCGCTGCAGCCCGTCGGGTATGCGGCAAGGGATCCCCGGTGGTACAACAACCTCGGGATCGGCTACGACGAGGTGAGCGGCAGGTTCAAGGTGGTTCGTGTCTGCCgctacaacgagtatctcaatgCGGATTGCAACGTGTATGTGGTCGACGATGCGTTCTGTTGGCGACCGGCGGCGGGCGATGCCGAGCTACCAGAGGAGGCTGGGTACATAAGTTCGTACCAGGCGAGCGTGTCCGCGCAGGGTCACCTTTATTGGATGTCTGAGGCGGAGGGCATGTTCAAGGAGAAGCATGTcatctccttctccctctccgaTGAGAAATTCGAGGTGATCTACGCGCCCCGCTACAGAGATTACAGCCTCACAGAGCTTGAGGGGCGTGCATGCCTCTTCTCCTCCATCTCCGACGTGGACCAGAAGTGCTACGACATATGGCTGCTATGCGACAACGAGGCGTGGGACCTGTTAGAGATACATCACGCAATCGAACATGATGAAGAACGAAAACGAGCAAGGGACACGAGATTTTAA